One Microbacterium sp. No. 7 genomic window carries:
- a CDS encoding acyl-CoA dehydrogenase family protein, with product MVDRLLPTAEAADFLQLIEEWSESELVPRAPGSDRAGTFPRDVFRQIGGLGMFGLPYPVEYDGGDQPYEVYLQALEVIGGAWASVAVGVSVHVLSCYPLATFGSAAQRERWLPTMIGGDLLGAYCLSETHAGSDPAAMRTTATRDGDVYRLTGAKAWTTHGGEADFYTVMARTAAGPKGISCFHVPADLPGISAAPGERKMGLTSSRTSTVSFDDTPVPVENLIGEEGQGLSIALSALDSGRLGISAVATGLSQAALDLAVGYAKQREAFGVPIIRHEGLAFLLADMAAAVAASRATYLAAARRRDAGLPFGVDAAIAKITATDNAMKVATDAVQVLGGAGYTQDFPAERYMRDAKVMQIFEGTNQVQRVVISRALERAS from the coding sequence ATGGTGGATCGCCTCCTCCCGACCGCGGAAGCGGCGGACTTCCTTCAGCTCATCGAGGAGTGGTCGGAGTCCGAGCTCGTCCCGCGCGCCCCCGGATCGGATCGCGCGGGAACGTTCCCGCGCGACGTCTTCCGCCAGATCGGGGGCCTCGGCATGTTCGGGCTGCCCTATCCCGTGGAGTACGACGGCGGGGACCAGCCGTACGAGGTGTACCTCCAGGCGCTGGAGGTCATCGGCGGCGCCTGGGCGAGCGTCGCCGTCGGCGTCAGCGTGCACGTGCTGTCGTGCTATCCGCTCGCCACCTTCGGGTCCGCGGCACAGCGGGAGCGCTGGCTGCCCACGATGATCGGCGGCGACCTGCTCGGGGCCTACTGCCTCTCCGAGACCCACGCCGGCTCCGATCCTGCCGCGATGAGGACGACGGCGACGCGCGACGGCGACGTCTACCGGCTCACGGGCGCCAAGGCGTGGACGACGCACGGCGGCGAGGCGGACTTCTACACCGTCATGGCGCGCACGGCCGCCGGGCCCAAGGGCATCTCGTGCTTCCACGTGCCCGCCGACCTGCCCGGGATCTCCGCCGCGCCGGGCGAGCGCAAGATGGGCCTGACGAGCTCGCGCACGAGCACGGTGAGCTTCGACGACACGCCCGTGCCCGTCGAGAACCTCATCGGCGAGGAGGGACAGGGGCTCTCGATCGCCCTCTCGGCGCTCGATTCGGGACGCCTGGGGATCTCCGCCGTGGCCACCGGCCTCTCGCAGGCCGCGCTCGACCTCGCCGTCGGCTACGCCAAGCAGCGCGAGGCGTTCGGCGTGCCGATCATCCGGCACGAGGGGCTCGCCTTCCTGCTCGCCGACATGGCTGCCGCCGTGGCCGCGTCCCGCGCCACGTACCTGGCCGCCGCGCGCCGGCGGGACGCGGGCCTCCCCTTCGGCGTCGACGCGGCCATCGCGAAGATCACCGCGACCGACAACGCGATGAAGGTCGCGACCGACGCCGTGCAGGTGCTCGGCGGCGCCGGCTACACGCAGGACTTTCCGGCGGAGCGGTACATGCGCGACGCCAAGGTCATGCAGATCTTCGAGGGCACGAACCAGGTGCAGCGCGTCGTGATCTCGCGCGCCCTGGAACGCGCCTCCTGA
- the moaA gene encoding GTP 3',8-cyclase MoaA yields the protein MVGVPVVLGVRRSAPVPVPGAPDAGAALVDGYGRVHRDLRISLTDRCSLRCTYCMPEQGNEWLARSSILTTDEIVRVAEVAAAAGITTFRLTGGEPLLRADIADVVSRLARITGPGGPVQVAMTTNGIRLPDLLPGLIAAGLARLNISIDTLDRDRFHRLTRRDRLDEVRAGIAAAAASGLRPLKLNAVAMRGINDDELCDLVDYAVTHDAELRFIEQMPLDAGHTWDRDAMVTREEILATLAGRWDLTPVPGRHGAPAERFLLDGGPATVGVIASVTAPFCGDCDRLRLTADGQLRNCLFSTSEYDLLPTLRGTDSRTVDAVLRACVRGKLPGHAINDPSFLQPARGMNAIGG from the coding sequence ATGGTCGGGGTTCCGGTGGTGCTGGGGGTGCGGCGTTCCGCGCCCGTTCCCGTGCCGGGCGCGCCGGACGCGGGGGCCGCGTTGGTGGACGGGTACGGGCGGGTGCATCGGGATCTGCGGATCTCGCTGACCGACCGGTGCTCGCTGCGGTGCACGTACTGCATGCCCGAGCAGGGCAACGAGTGGCTCGCGCGTTCGAGCATCCTGACCACCGACGAGATCGTGCGGGTCGCCGAGGTCGCCGCCGCGGCGGGGATCACCACCTTCCGCCTCACCGGGGGAGAGCCGCTGCTGCGGGCCGACATCGCCGACGTCGTGTCCCGCCTCGCCCGCATCACGGGGCCCGGCGGGCCGGTACAGGTCGCGATGACGACCAACGGCATCCGCCTGCCCGACCTCCTTCCCGGGCTGATCGCGGCCGGCCTGGCGCGGCTGAACATCTCGATCGACACCCTCGACCGCGACCGTTTCCACCGCCTCACCCGCCGCGACCGGCTCGACGAGGTGCGCGCCGGGATCGCCGCCGCAGCCGCATCGGGGCTCCGGCCCCTGAAGCTGAACGCGGTCGCGATGCGCGGGATCAACGACGACGAGCTGTGCGACCTGGTCGACTACGCCGTCACGCACGACGCGGAGCTGCGGTTCATCGAGCAGATGCCCCTGGACGCGGGCCACACCTGGGACCGCGACGCGATGGTCACCCGCGAGGAGATCCTCGCCACCCTGGCCGGCCGGTGGGACCTCACTCCCGTGCCGGGACGCCACGGCGCCCCCGCCGAGCGCTTCCTCCTGGACGGCGGGCCCGCCACCGTCGGGGTGATCGCCTCGGTCACCGCGCCCTTCTGCGGCGACTGCGACCGCCTCCGCCTCACCGCCGACGGGCAGCTGCGCAACTGCCTGTTCTCCACCTCCGAGTACGACCTCCTCCCGACCCTCCGCGGGACGGACTCCCGCACCGTCGACGCCGTCCTCCGTGCCTGCGTCCGCGGCAAGCTCCCCGGCCACGCCATCAACGACCCGTCCTTCCTCCAGCCCGCCCGCGGCATGAACGCCATCGGCGGGTAG
- a CDS encoding 3-hydroxyacyl-CoA dehydrogenase NAD-binding domain-containing protein produces the protein MRFENSMFDIERDDDGIVVVTMDDETQSANTMNERFQRELPELVAHLESVRETTTGIVIASAKKTFFAGGDLGWMMAMTRDDAGLVERQLDLMKAALRRLETIGRPVVSVIDGAALGGGFEIALASHRRIATRGRGVVVGLPEVTLGLLPGAGGTTRTVRMFGLLPALQDILLPGRKFSAQEGLDAGLLDELVDDASQLVPAARAWILAGPDPTQPWDRPGYEIPGGRPDAPGVARELPMLPAQLRKKSNGSPIPAQINVLAAAVEGAQVDFDGASRIESRYCADLMTGPISKNIITSTFFDMQSIKRGGSRPEGYPQTTFSKLVVLGAGMMGAGIAYVAARAGIDVVLKDVAIEAAERGKSYSARVLEKEISRGRLTEAERDAVLARIHPTVDAADAQGADILIEAVFENPELKKSVIAEVVPYLAEGALISSNTSSLPITDLASAVDDPGRFIGLHFFSPVDRMALLEIVVGAGTSDATTAKAVDFAAQIKKTPIVVSDGRGFYTTRVILRYVDEAIALVGEGVPAASVEQAALQAGYPVGPLALVDELTLTLLRHIREETIRGEVAEGLTPVIHPANAVVDRMIDEFDRKGRSGGAGFYEYADGAKRSLWPGLAEAFGADDPGVPFEDMQERMLFIEALDSIACLDSGVLRTVADANIGSLLGIGYPGWTGGTLQYASQYEGGLAGFVARSRELAARYGERFEPPASLVALAEAGGTYR, from the coding sequence ATGCGATTTGAGAATTCGATGTTCGACATCGAGCGCGACGACGACGGGATCGTCGTCGTCACGATGGACGACGAGACCCAGTCGGCCAACACCATGAACGAGCGGTTCCAGCGCGAGCTGCCCGAGCTCGTCGCGCACCTGGAATCGGTGCGGGAGACGACCACGGGCATCGTGATCGCCTCGGCGAAGAAGACCTTCTTCGCCGGCGGCGACCTGGGATGGATGATGGCGATGACCCGCGACGACGCGGGGCTCGTCGAACGGCAGCTCGACCTGATGAAGGCCGCGCTCCGCCGCCTGGAGACGATCGGCCGCCCCGTCGTCAGCGTGATCGACGGCGCCGCGCTCGGCGGCGGGTTCGAGATCGCGCTCGCCTCGCACCGCCGCATCGCGACCCGCGGCCGCGGCGTGGTCGTCGGCCTGCCCGAGGTCACGCTCGGCCTGCTCCCCGGGGCCGGCGGGACGACGCGCACGGTGCGGATGTTCGGCCTGCTGCCGGCCCTGCAGGACATCCTCCTGCCGGGACGCAAGTTCTCCGCGCAGGAGGGACTCGACGCCGGCCTGCTCGACGAGCTCGTCGACGACGCGTCGCAGCTCGTCCCCGCCGCGCGGGCCTGGATCCTCGCCGGCCCCGACCCGACGCAGCCCTGGGACCGGCCCGGCTACGAGATCCCGGGCGGACGTCCGGACGCGCCCGGCGTCGCGCGCGAGCTGCCGATGCTCCCGGCGCAGCTGCGCAAGAAGAGCAACGGCTCGCCGATCCCCGCGCAGATCAACGTCCTCGCCGCGGCGGTCGAGGGGGCGCAGGTCGACTTCGACGGCGCCTCCCGCATCGAGTCGCGCTACTGCGCCGACCTGATGACCGGGCCCATCTCGAAGAACATCATCACGTCGACGTTCTTCGACATGCAGTCGATCAAGCGCGGCGGCAGCCGGCCCGAGGGCTACCCGCAGACCACGTTCTCCAAGCTCGTGGTGCTCGGCGCCGGCATGATGGGCGCCGGCATCGCCTACGTCGCGGCGCGCGCGGGGATCGACGTCGTGCTCAAGGACGTCGCGATCGAGGCCGCCGAGCGCGGCAAGTCGTACAGCGCGCGGGTGCTCGAGAAGGAGATCTCCCGGGGACGGCTGACGGAGGCCGAGCGCGACGCCGTGCTCGCACGCATCCACCCGACCGTCGACGCGGCCGACGCGCAGGGCGCCGACATCCTCATCGAGGCCGTCTTCGAGAACCCCGAGCTGAAGAAGTCGGTCATCGCCGAGGTCGTGCCCTACCTGGCCGAGGGGGCGCTGATCTCCTCGAACACCTCCAGCCTGCCGATCACCGACCTGGCGAGCGCGGTCGACGATCCCGGCCGGTTCATCGGCCTGCACTTCTTCTCACCGGTCGACCGGATGGCGCTGCTGGAGATCGTCGTGGGCGCCGGCACGAGCGACGCGACGACCGCCAAGGCGGTCGACTTCGCCGCGCAGATCAAGAAGACCCCGATCGTCGTCAGCGACGGTCGCGGCTTCTACACGACCCGGGTCATCCTGCGCTACGTCGACGAGGCGATCGCGCTGGTCGGCGAAGGCGTGCCCGCCGCATCTGTCGAGCAGGCGGCGCTGCAGGCCGGGTACCCGGTGGGCCCGCTGGCGCTCGTCGACGAGCTCACCCTCACGCTGCTGCGGCACATCCGCGAGGAGACGATCCGCGGCGAGGTCGCCGAGGGGCTGACTCCCGTCATCCATCCGGCGAACGCGGTCGTCGACCGCATGATCGACGAGTTCGACCGCAAGGGCCGCTCCGGCGGCGCCGGCTTCTACGAGTACGCCGACGGCGCGAAGAGGTCGCTCTGGCCCGGCCTCGCGGAGGCGTTCGGGGCGGACGACCCGGGGGTGCCGTTCGAGGACATGCAGGAGCGCATGCTGTTCATCGAGGCGCTCGACTCCATCGCCTGTCTCGACTCGGGCGTGCTGCGCACCGTCGCGGATGCCAACATCGGCTCGCTGCTCGGCATCGGGTACCCCGGGTGGACCGGAGGCACGCTGCAGTACGCGAGCCAGTACGAGGGCGGCCTGGCCGGCTTCGTCGCCCGCAGCCGCGAGCTCGCCGCGCGGTACGGCGAGCGGTTCGAGCCGCCCGCCTCGCTCGTCGCGCTCGCCGAGGCGGGCGGGACCTACCGGTGA
- a CDS encoding enoyl-CoA hydratase-related protein encodes MTEYETIVTETRGRVGWITLNRPDALNALNSVLMRELLAAALAFDADEGIGAIVLTGSERAFAAGADIKEMESKSGLEMIMSDHFGPLARFADVRTPVVAAVAGYALGGGCELAMLCDIIIAADTATFGQPEVNLAVIPGIGGTQRLLRAVGYYKAADLVLTGRSLSADEAERAGLVSRVVPAAELLAEAGRAADAIAAKSLPSVFAAKAALDAGMETTLAEGLRFEKHVFAALFDTADQKEGMTAFREKRAPEFRHR; translated from the coding sequence ATGACCGAGTACGAGACGATCGTCACCGAGACGCGGGGGCGGGTGGGCTGGATCACCCTGAACCGTCCCGACGCGCTCAACGCGCTGAACTCCGTGCTGATGCGCGAGCTCCTCGCCGCCGCGCTGGCGTTCGACGCCGACGAGGGCATCGGCGCGATCGTGCTCACGGGGTCGGAGCGCGCCTTCGCCGCCGGCGCCGACATCAAGGAGATGGAGTCGAAGTCGGGCCTCGAGATGATCATGAGCGACCACTTCGGCCCGCTCGCCCGCTTCGCGGACGTGCGCACGCCCGTCGTCGCCGCCGTCGCCGGCTACGCCCTCGGCGGCGGGTGCGAGCTCGCGATGCTGTGCGACATCATCATCGCCGCCGACACCGCGACCTTCGGCCAGCCCGAGGTCAACCTCGCCGTCATCCCCGGGATCGGCGGCACGCAGCGACTGCTGCGCGCGGTGGGCTACTACAAGGCCGCCGACCTCGTGCTGACGGGCCGCTCCCTGTCGGCCGACGAGGCGGAGCGGGCGGGACTCGTCTCGCGCGTCGTGCCGGCCGCCGAGCTGCTCGCCGAGGCCGGCAGGGCGGCGGACGCGATCGCCGCGAAGTCGCTGCCGTCGGTGTTCGCGGCGAAGGCGGCTCTCGACGCCGGCATGGAGACGACGCTCGCCGAGGGCCTCCGGTTCGAGAAGCATGTGTTCGCGGCATTGTTCGACACCGCCGACCAGAAGGAGGGCATGACCGCCTTCCGCGAGAAGCGCGCGCCGGAGTTCCGTCACCGCTGA
- a CDS encoding acetyl-CoA C-acetyltransferase, translating into MKTSEAYIYDAVRTPRGRGRANGSLHTIKPISLVTGLIRAVLDRNPQLDPHAVDDIVLGTVSPVGDQGSVLARAAALATGLPDTVAGLQVNRFCGSGLEAVNIAAQKVRSGWDTVVLAGGVESMSRLPLGSDGGALMNDPETNYRTAYVPQGVSADLIATIEGFDRERVDAYAVQSQDRAEAAWAAGRFAGSVVPVRDIGDVVVLDHDEHRRPGSTVASLGALSPSFEKMGVLGGFDAVALQRYHWVERIDHVHHAGNSSGIVDGASLVVIGGERAAAELGLTPRGRVVATATSGADSTIMLTGPVPATQKVLATAGLTVDDIDLFEVNEAFAAVPLFFSAKLGVPEEKINVNGGAIAMGHPLGATGAMLLGTALDELERTGGRYAVITLCIGGGMGVATLIERL; encoded by the coding sequence GTGAAGACATCTGAGGCATACATCTACGACGCCGTGCGCACGCCTCGCGGACGGGGGCGGGCGAACGGCTCGCTGCACACGATCAAGCCGATCTCGCTCGTCACGGGGCTCATCCGCGCCGTGCTGGATCGCAATCCGCAGCTGGACCCGCACGCGGTCGACGACATCGTGCTCGGCACCGTGTCGCCCGTCGGCGATCAGGGCTCGGTCCTCGCGCGTGCCGCGGCCCTGGCGACGGGACTGCCCGACACCGTGGCCGGACTGCAGGTCAACCGGTTCTGCGGCTCGGGCCTCGAGGCGGTGAACATCGCGGCGCAGAAGGTGCGCTCGGGATGGGACACCGTCGTGCTGGCCGGCGGCGTCGAGTCGATGTCGCGCCTGCCCCTCGGGTCCGACGGCGGCGCGCTGATGAACGATCCGGAGACGAACTACCGCACCGCGTACGTGCCGCAGGGCGTCAGCGCCGACCTCATCGCCACGATCGAGGGGTTCGACCGCGAGCGCGTCGACGCCTACGCCGTGCAGTCGCAGGACCGGGCCGAGGCGGCCTGGGCCGCCGGGCGCTTCGCCGGCTCGGTCGTGCCGGTGCGCGACATCGGCGACGTCGTCGTGCTCGACCACGACGAGCACCGTCGCCCGGGCTCCACCGTCGCGTCGCTGGGCGCCCTGTCGCCGTCGTTCGAGAAGATGGGCGTGCTCGGCGGGTTCGACGCCGTCGCCCTGCAGCGCTATCACTGGGTCGAGCGGATCGACCACGTCCACCACGCCGGCAACTCGTCGGGGATCGTCGACGGCGCCTCGCTCGTCGTCATCGGCGGCGAGCGTGCGGCGGCCGAGCTCGGCCTGACGCCGCGCGGTCGCGTCGTGGCGACCGCGACGTCGGGCGCCGACTCGACGATCATGCTCACCGGTCCCGTGCCGGCGACGCAGAAGGTCCTGGCCACGGCGGGCCTCACGGTCGACGACATCGACCTGTTCGAGGTGAACGAGGCCTTCGCCGCGGTGCCGCTGTTCTTCTCCGCGAAGCTCGGCGTGCCCGAGGAGAAGATCAACGTCAACGGCGGCGCGATCGCCATGGGCCACCCCCTGGGGGCCACCGGCGCCATGCTGCTCGGCACGGCGCTCGACGAGCTGGAGCGCACGGGCGGCCGATACGCCGTGATCACGCTCTGCATCGGCGGCGGCATGGGCGTGGCCACCCTCATCGAGCGACTGTGA
- a CDS encoding MaoC family dehydratase, with amino-acid sequence MVAVDPSIVGTQHEDPPVRWGRDDAILYALGVGAGSADPCAELEYTTENTPDRPQVALPSFPLALGGNPIELLGDVALAQVLHAAQSVRLPGPFPVAGAATCRTRVDAVHDKGRDALVRMSSALVDLASGATLAETSTVMYILGGGGFGGERGPSPRVAEPDRAPDRVVEVATRPEQALLYRLSGDRNPLHSDPRAAAAAGFPRPVLHGLCTFGIVCRTLLAGADAAAFERMTARFAAPVVPGETITVRAWDEGDGTVFDAWVGSRRVLADGGFGLHRDGE; translated from the coding sequence ATGGTCGCAGTGGATCCGTCCATCGTCGGGACGCAGCATGAGGACCCCCCTGTGCGCTGGGGGCGAGATGATGCGATCCTCTACGCGCTCGGTGTCGGCGCCGGCTCCGCCGACCCGTGCGCGGAGCTCGAGTACACGACCGAGAACACGCCCGATCGCCCTCAGGTCGCCCTGCCGTCGTTCCCGCTCGCCCTGGGCGGGAACCCGATCGAGCTGCTGGGCGACGTCGCGCTGGCCCAGGTGCTCCACGCCGCCCAGTCCGTCCGCCTGCCGGGCCCGTTCCCCGTGGCGGGCGCGGCGACGTGCCGCACCCGCGTGGACGCCGTCCACGACAAGGGGCGCGACGCCCTCGTGCGGATGTCGAGCGCGCTGGTCGACCTCGCGAGCGGGGCGACCCTCGCCGAGACGTCGACGGTCATGTACATCCTGGGCGGGGGCGGCTTCGGCGGCGAGCGCGGCCCGTCGCCGCGCGTCGCGGAGCCCGACCGGGCTCCCGATCGCGTCGTCGAGGTGGCGACGCGGCCCGAGCAGGCGCTGCTCTACCGGCTCAGCGGCGACCGCAACCCCCTGCACTCCGATCCTCGCGCGGCCGCTGCCGCGGGCTTTCCGCGCCCGGTCCTGCACGGGCTGTGCACCTTCGGCATCGTGTGCCGCACGCTGCTGGCCGGCGCGGACGCCGCCGCGTTCGAGCGGATGACCGCCCGCTTCGCCGCTCCCGTGGTGCCGGGCGAGACGATCACGGTCCGCGCCTGGGACGAGGGCGACGGCACGGTCTTCGACGCGTGGGTGGGATCGCGGCGGGTGCTCGCCGACGGAGGCTTCGGCCTGCATCGAGACGGTGAATGA
- a CDS encoding thiolase family protein, translating to MASRERVVIVGGARTPIGSFAGSLKDVPAHELGAAAVREALARSGVDGAEVGEVIMGCIAQNGPDAYNARRVALSAGLHHRTPALTVNRLCGSGLQAIWSGAQELLWGGVDVVVAGGDESMSRTPFLDFQARGNARLGDRTLLDGTLAILTDPFSERHMGVTAENVAEKYGVSRAAQDEFAVESQRRAATDAARAAFAEEIVPVSTGGRRPVEVAVDEHPRPDTTLETLAGLRPVFRADGTVTAGNASGINDGAAATVLMRESDVRERGLRGLVTLEAVATAGNEPELMGYAPVYALQRLWEQTGMTPADVDVIELNEAFASQAVAVIRDAGLDPARTNPYGGAIALGHPVGATGAILTVRAALDLQRRDLEHAVVTMCIGGGQALAALLRRWEA from the coding sequence ATGGCGTCACGGGAGCGGGTGGTGATCGTCGGCGGTGCGCGCACGCCGATCGGGAGCTTCGCAGGATCGCTGAAGGACGTGCCCGCGCACGAGCTGGGCGCCGCGGCGGTGCGCGAGGCGCTCGCGCGCTCCGGCGTCGACGGCGCCGAGGTCGGCGAGGTCATCATGGGCTGCATCGCCCAGAACGGGCCCGACGCCTACAACGCACGCCGCGTCGCCCTGTCGGCGGGACTGCATCACCGCACGCCCGCGCTCACCGTCAACCGGCTGTGCGGCTCGGGACTGCAGGCGATCTGGTCGGGCGCGCAGGAGCTGCTGTGGGGCGGCGTCGACGTCGTCGTCGCGGGCGGCGACGAGAGCATGTCGCGCACGCCGTTCCTCGACTTCCAGGCGCGCGGCAACGCGCGCCTGGGCGATCGCACGCTGCTCGACGGCACCCTCGCGATCCTCACCGACCCGTTCAGCGAGCGGCACATGGGCGTGACCGCCGAGAACGTCGCCGAGAAGTACGGCGTCTCGCGCGCCGCGCAGGACGAGTTCGCCGTCGAGAGCCAGCGCCGGGCCGCGACGGATGCCGCGCGCGCCGCGTTCGCGGAGGAGATCGTGCCCGTGTCGACCGGCGGCCGTCGCCCCGTGGAGGTCGCGGTCGACGAGCATCCGCGCCCCGACACGACGCTGGAGACCCTCGCGGGGCTCCGCCCCGTGTTCCGCGCCGACGGCACGGTCACGGCCGGCAACGCGTCGGGCATCAACGACGGCGCCGCCGCGACCGTGCTCATGCGCGAGTCCGACGTGCGCGAGCGCGGCCTGCGCGGCCTCGTCACGCTCGAGGCGGTCGCGACCGCCGGCAACGAGCCCGAGCTCATGGGATACGCGCCGGTCTACGCCCTGCAGCGGCTCTGGGAGCAGACGGGCATGACGCCCGCCGACGTCGACGTCATCGAGCTCAACGAGGCGTTCGCCTCGCAGGCCGTCGCCGTCATCCGCGACGCGGGTCTCGACCCCGCAAGGACCAATCCGTACGGCGGCGCGATCGCGCTGGGCCACCCGGTGGGCGCGACGGGCGCGATCCTCACCGTGCGCGCGGCTCTCGACCTGCAACGGCGCGACCTGGAGCACGCCGTCGTCACGATGTGCATCGGCGGCGGGCAGGCCCTCGCCGCGCTGCTGAGACGGTGGGAGGCGTGA
- a CDS encoding TetR/AcrR family transcriptional regulator codes for MSSMPVLRSRTGPAQQAARRDALLDSLIELFLDDGFRRLSVDDMARWARCSKRTIYALGESKEQVVLAVVRGFFRRATGWIAQRLDAEADPTSQIGDYLRLISQALAPASPQFFADLDAFAPAREIYQENTRIAAERVQELARQAVGERSRMDAEFIGVVAGIVMNAIHRKEVEALAGLDDAAAYRALADLIVAGVRGAE; via the coding sequence ATGTCGTCCATGCCGGTGCTGCGCTCCCGCACGGGGCCGGCGCAGCAGGCGGCCCGGCGCGACGCGCTGCTCGACAGCCTGATCGAGCTCTTCCTCGACGACGGGTTCCGGCGCCTGAGCGTCGACGACATGGCGCGATGGGCGCGATGCTCCAAGCGCACGATCTATGCGCTCGGCGAGAGCAAGGAGCAGGTCGTCCTCGCGGTCGTGCGCGGGTTCTTCCGCCGTGCGACCGGATGGATCGCCCAGCGGCTCGACGCGGAGGCCGATCCGACGAGCCAGATCGGCGACTATCTCCGCCTGATCTCGCAGGCCCTCGCGCCCGCCTCGCCGCAGTTCTTCGCGGACCTCGACGCGTTCGCCCCCGCCCGGGAGATCTATCAGGAGAACACTCGCATTGCGGCCGAGCGCGTGCAGGAGCTCGCCCGGCAGGCGGTCGGCGAGCGGTCGCGCATGGATGCCGAGTTCATCGGCGTCGTGGCGGGCATCGTGATGAACGCGATCCATCGCAAGGAGGTCGAGGCCCTGGCCGGTCTCGACGACGCGGCGGCCTATCGGGCGCTCGCCGACCTCATCGTGGCCGGGGTGCGCGGCGCGGAGTGA
- a CDS encoding oxidoreductase: MTTWFITGCSTGLGRALAEAVLAAGHRAVVTARDRASVEDLVRRHPERALALTLDVTDLDRIPVAVREAESRFGGIDVLVNNAGYGFRSAVEEADLDDVDRLFSTHVRGPVRLIQAVLPQMRARGSGTIVNVSSCGVHLAGAGSGFYAGAKAALEGVSNSLRKEVAPLGVDVIVIEPGGFRTDFSGRSLTQSAEPIDAYAGTAGLRRKENDTAHGTQPGDPARAAQAIIAAVEAPESPTFLLLGSDAVDIVVPVLETQLREIERWKHLTVSTDYAS, encoded by the coding sequence ATGACGACCTGGTTCATCACCGGCTGTTCCACAGGACTCGGCCGCGCGCTCGCGGAGGCCGTGCTGGCCGCGGGGCACCGTGCGGTCGTCACGGCGCGCGACCGCGCGAGCGTGGAGGATCTCGTGCGCCGGCATCCCGAGAGGGCGCTGGCACTGACGCTCGACGTGACCGACCTCGATCGCATCCCCGTCGCCGTGCGCGAGGCGGAGAGCCGGTTCGGCGGCATCGACGTGCTCGTGAACAACGCCGGCTACGGGTTCCGCTCGGCCGTCGAGGAGGCCGACCTCGACGACGTCGACCGGCTGTTCTCGACGCACGTGCGCGGGCCCGTGCGGCTCATCCAGGCCGTGCTGCCGCAGATGCGGGCGCGGGGATCGGGCACGATCGTGAACGTCTCCTCGTGCGGCGTGCACCTGGCGGGGGCGGGCTCGGGCTTCTACGCCGGCGCGAAGGCGGCGCTGGAGGGCGTCTCGAACTCGCTGCGCAAGGAGGTCGCGCCCCTCGGCGTCGACGTCATCGTCATCGAGCCCGGCGGGTTCCGCACCGACTTCTCGGGGCGGTCGCTGACGCAGTCGGCCGAGCCGATCGACGCCTATGCCGGCACTGCGGGCCTGCGGCGCAAGGAGAACGACACGGCGCACGGCACGCAGCCCGGCGACCCGGCCCGGGCCGCCCAGGCGATCATCGCCGCGGTCGAGGCGCCCGAGTCGCCGACCTTCCTGCTGCTCGGCTCCGACGCCGTGGACATCGTCGTGCCCGTGCTGGAGACGCAGCTGCGCGAGATCGAGAGATGGAAGCACCTCACGGTGAGCACCGACTACGCGTCGTAG